The Streptomyces sp. NBC_01276 genome contains the following window.
CCCCCGTCGACCGCTTCACCTGTTCTGCCTAATTTCAGTACCGCACGGTGCGAGCCGCTGGAAAAAGCAGGGCACCCGCACCACACGACCCGTAGTCCTCTTCGCACGCCGCCCCGATACAGAAAGCGGCCGGCGGCTTCTGGAAGGAACTCCCGAAAAGTGAAGCTTCAGCGCAAGAACATGCTTCGTGCCTCCGCCCTCGGGGCGCTTGTCGTGTCCGGCGCCCTGGTCCTCACGGCGTGCGGCTCGGACGACAACACGAAGACCGACGCCGGTGGCACCACGAAGGCCTCCGCCCCGGCCCCGGGTGACGTCAAGTGCGACGGTGCCAAGGGCAAGCTCCTCGCCTCCGGCTCATCCGCGCAGAAGAACGCGGTCGACCTGTGGGTGAAGAACTACATGGCCGCCTGCTCCGGCGTCGAGGTGAACTACAAGTCCTCCTCCTCCGGCGAGGGCATCGTCGCCTTCAACCAGGGCACGGTCGGCTTCGCGGGCTCGGACTCCGCGCTGAAGCCCGACGCCGTCGAGGAGTCGAAGAAGGTCTGCACCGGCGGTCAGGGCATCGACCTGCCGATGGTCGGCGGCCCGATCGCGCTCGGCTTCAACGTCGCCGGTGTGGACAAGCTGAACCTGGACGCCGCCACGATCGCCAACATCTTCAACGACAAGATCAAGAAGTGGGACGACGAGGCGATCAAGAAGCTGAACCCCGGCGTCACGCTTCCCTCCACCGCGATCCAGGCGTTCCACCGCTCCGAGGACTCCGGCACCACCGAGAACCTGGGCAAGTACCTCAAGGCCGCCGCTCCCG
Protein-coding sequences here:
- the pstS gene encoding phosphate ABC transporter substrate-binding protein PstS, whose translation is MKLQRKNMLRASALGALVVSGALVLTACGSDDNTKTDAGGTTKASAPAPGDVKCDGAKGKLLASGSSAQKNAVDLWVKNYMAACSGVEVNYKSSSSGEGIVAFNQGTVGFAGSDSALKPDAVEESKKVCTGGQGIDLPMVGGPIALGFNVAGVDKLNLDAATIANIFNDKIKKWDDEAIKKLNPGVTLPSTAIQAFHRSEDSGTTENLGKYLKAAAPDAWTYEAAKKWPAPGGQAASGSAGVASQVKAVDGAIGYFELSYASSQNIKTVDINTGAAAPVKASSESASKAIAAAKIAGTGSDLALKLDYTTKAEGAYPIVLVTYEVVCDKGNKAETLPTVKSFLNYTASDAGQKVLSDNGYAPIPAEIITKVRDAINSLS